CAGACCGGGGACCAGGCTGGCCTCGGCCGCCTGCTGGCCGGTGGCCTGGCGGCCGGCGTCAGCGGGGGTACGGAGCGACATGGTCGGCGGTCCTTCCTGGTCCCGGGAGAGCGGTGCGGACGGGCGGCGTCGGCGGCCCCGCCACCATGATGCGGGCCGCGGTGGTGGCCTTGCGCCAGGTGGGCACCCGGGCGCGGGTGCTGAAGACGTCGTAGTCGGCGGCCTCGATGCGTTCGAGGATCTGGCTGTAGAGGACGCGGGCCGCGCCGACGCAGCGGGCCGAGCGACCGGGCAGCAGCGCGATGCCGGTGTCGGCCAGCGCGTACAGCTCGCGGTTGCGGGCGATCTGGAAGGCGAGGAAGGCGCGCCACTGCGGCGTCGCCCGGCGCCCGGAGCCGTCGGCGGCGGTGAGGTCGACGCCGAAGCGCCGCAGGTCCTCCTGCGGCACGTAGACCCGGCCGCGGTCGAGGTCCTCGTCGACGTCGCGCAGGAAGTTCGTCAGCTGGAAGGCCAGCCCGAGCGCGCGGGCGGGCTCCTGCGCCATCGGGCTGGTGGGCTCCAGGACCGGCAGCATCATCTCCCCGATGACGGCGGCGGAGCCCTCCATGTAGCCGCAGAGGTCGTCCCAGGTCTCGTAGCGGCTCGTGGTCAGGTCCATCGCCATCGCGCCGAAGAAGCGGTCGAAGCACTCGCGGTCGATGCCGCAGGCGACGACGGTGGCGGCGACGGCGGCCATCACCGGGTCGTCGCCGGTCGGGTCACCGGCCTCCTCGGCGGTGACGGCGGTCCGGAAGCGGTCGGCGAACGCCTCCAGCGCGGCGCCGGTGGCGACGGTGTCGCCGCGGTCGACGACGGCCTGGTCGTCGACGATGTCGTCGGCCAGCCGGCACAGGGCGTAGACCGCGTGCACGTGCCGGCGGCGGGCCTTGGGCAGCAGCGCCGCGCCCCAGTAGTAGGTGGTGCCGTAGCGCCAGGTGAGGCCGGCGGCCCGCCGATAGCCCTCCTGCAGCAGGGCCTCGCGGCCCGCCTGGCCGGCGGGCTGGACGGTGCGGCTCACCGTGCCGGTCCCGGCAGGTAGTCGCTGACCCGCTGGGCGGCCAGCTTGCCCGAGATCAGCACCATCGGGACCCCGACGCCGGGCACCGTGCCCGAGCCGGCGAAGAAGAACCCGGGAACGCGCTTCTCGACGTTGGGCGGCCGGAACGGGCCGGTCTGCGGGAACGTGTGGGCGAGCGCGAACGGGGTGCCGGCCGCCATCCCCTGGCGCTGCCAGGCGACCGGGTCGACGAGCTCCTCGGTGACCACGTCGTCGGGGTAGCCGTGGGCGCCGAGGAAGCCGTGCAGCCGGTCGCGCATCGCCGGCGCCTCCTGCGCCCAGTCGATCTTGCCGCCCGACAGGTTGGGCACGGGCTCCAGCACGAACAGCGAGGAGCAGCCCTCGGGTGCCGCGCCGGGCGCGTCGAGGGAGGCGATGGTGACCATCCGCGACGGGTCGGGCATCAGCTCACCCCGGTCCAGCAGGGCGTCGAACGCGGTGTCCCACTGCTCGCCGAAGTGGATGTTGTGGTGGGCGACGGGGGCGGCGGGGACCCCGCGCGCGCCGACGTGCCAGACGACGGCGGAGGGGGAGTAGTCGCCCCTGCCGGGACGCGCGGCCCGGGGCGGGGTCAGCTCGGGCAGCAGATGCTCGTAGGCCACCGGGGTGTCGAGGGTGCAGACCACGGCGTCGGCCCGGACGGCCTCACCGCCGGCGAGCCGGACCCCGGCCACCCGGCCCGTGGGGGAGCGGAGCACGGCCTCGACGGACTCGCCGTAGCGGAACTGCGCCCCGGCCTTCTCCGCGGCCTGGGCCAGCGCCAGTGGCACGGCGTGCATGCCGCCCTCGGGGAAGTAGACCCCCTCGATGCTGTCCATGTAGGTGATGACGGCGTAGAGGGCGAGCGCCTTCTCCGGCGCCAGCCCCGCGTACATCGCCTGGAAGCTGAAGATCCGGTGCAGCCGCGGGTCGCGGAAGTGGGAGCGGACCGCCGGGCCCAGCCGCCGGAAGGCGCCCAGCTGCAGCAGCTTCGCCGCGGCGCGGGGGTTCTTCAGCAGCCCCAGCGGGGAGTCGAAGTTGGTGTCGATGAAGTTCGGCATCTCGACGACGTAGAGCTTCCGCAGCCACTCCACGAAGCCCTCGAAGGCGGCCGCGTCGACGCTGCCGCAGGTGTCGGCGATCTCCTGCCGCATCGCCTCGCGGTCGCCGCGGACCATGATCGTGCTGCCGTCGGCGTAGACGGCGCGGTAGGCCGGGTCGAGCCGCTTGAGCGGGCCGAGCGCCGACAGGTCGCTGCCCGCGGCGCGGAGCACGTCCGCGATCAGGTCGGGCATGGTCAGCACGCTGGGACCGGTGTCGAAGGTGAAGCCGTCCCGGTGCAGCAGCCCGTTGCGGCCGCCGGGGATGTCCTCGCGCTCCACGACGGTCACGTCGTGGCCGCGGCCGGAGAGGTGGCAGGCGGTGGACAGGCCGGCGAGCCCGGCCCCGATCACGACGACGGAGCTCATGCGCGGGAGGCGGACGAGCGGACGGGGGTGCGGATGAGGTGCTCCTCGGGGCGGGGGGTGGGACGGGGGTGGCGGCCGGTCACCGGTCGCGCCAGGCGATGCGGTGGGCCATCTGGGTGAGGCCGGCGACGCCCTGGGGGTCCAGGCCGTCGGCGGCCAGCGCGGCCACGGCGGCGTGGACGTGGGCGCTGATCCGTGACTCCACGGCGTCGACCACGCCACCGGCCCGGAGCGCGTCCTGCAGGAACACGACGTCGGCCGGGCTGAGCTCCGGGGTGCCGACCCGCTCCAGCACGTCGCGGGCGGGACCCTGGAGCAGCTCGTGGGCGAGGGAGAGGATCACCGTCGGCTTGCCGGACAGCAGGTCGTCGCCGGCCGGCTTGCCGGTGCGGGCCGGGTCGCCCCAGACCCCGAGCAGGTCGTCGCGCAGCGCGAAGGCCTCGCCGACCTCGGCGCCGTAGGTGGCCAGCACGTCGAGGGTGCCGGGGCCCGCACCGGCGGCGGTCGCCCCCAGCTGCAGCGGCCGCCAGACGGTGTAGCAGCCGGACTTGGCCTGCGCGACCTGCCGGGCGTGCGCGAGGTCGCGCCGGCCGGCGGCGCTGCCGGTCAGGTCGCGGCTCTGCCCGCGGACCAGCTCGACCACCAGCACCCGCCAGATCGCCCGCAGCGCGGGCGGCAGGTGGCTGACCAGGTGGTCGGCCTCGGCGTGGGCCAGGTCGCCGACCAGCACGGCGATGCTGTCGCCGAACCGCGCGGCACTGCCGCGGCCGCCGCTGTGCAGGTGCAGCTGGGCGGCCAGGGTGTGCACCGACGGCTGGCCGCGGCGGGAGGCCGACTCGTCCATCACGTCGTCGTGGATGAGCGCGAAGATGTGCAGCAGCTCGAGGGCGGTGGCGACCTGGAGCACGTCGTCGGCCCCGTGGTCGTCCCGCCGGCCGCCGGCCACCACCCAGCCCCACAGGCACATGCTGGGCCGGATCCGCTTGCCGCCGGTGCCCACCAGGCCCCGGAGCAGCTCGGGCAGGTCGCGGTCGCTGAGGATGTCGACGACCGCGCCCGGGGTGGACAGCTCGTCGGTCCAGACGCGCTCGAGGTCGTCGACGACCTCGGCCATCCGGCTGTCGACGCGGGCGAGGAACTCCTCGTTCAGCTCGCCGGCGCGCCGGGAGGGCAGGGCGACCACCGCGGACGCACCGCGACGACGGCCGGGGCGCTGGGCGGGCGAGAGCTGGGAGCTCACCGGACCACCCCGGCCGGCCGGCCGCAGCTCATCCGGCCACCGCCAGCCGCTCGACCTGCAGCACCGACCAGGGGCTGAAGACGAACGGGGTCGCCTCCGCCGCACGCACCACGTCGTCCCATGCCCCCCACTTCCAGTCCATGACCTCGGCAGGGTTCGGCAGCGGGTCCGTGGCCGGATGCAGGGTCCGCGCCCGGTAGACGGGGCAGATCTCGTTCTCCACGACGCCGCTGGCGTCGGTGGCCGTGTAGGCGAAGTCGGGCAGGACGCACTCGAGGTCGCCGAGCACCAGCCCGAGCTCCTCGCCGACCCGCCGGCGGACCGCGTCCTCCACCGCCTCGCCGGGGGCCGGGTGCCCGCAGCAGGTGTTGGTCCACACGCCCGGCCAGGTTCGCTTGCCGAGGGCCCGCCGCGTGAGCAGCAGCCGGTCGTCGGCGTCGAAGAGGTAGAGCGAGAAGGCCAGGTGCAGCGGCGTCTCGGCGTCGTGCACCTCGGACTTGAGGCGCTGCCCGATGGGCTCGCCGGCGGGGCTGACCAGCACCACCGACTCCTCGGTCACCGTCATGGCGCTCCTCCTCCGCAGCAACGGCTGCGGAGGTCCCCGTGACCTGCCCGACCCGCGTCGTCCACCCGGTCACTCTAGCGAGGCCGCTGAGGGGCCGCCCGGCCCTGCGGAGCCCGCCGGGGAGCGGCGTGCGGCGCGGACGGAGGGGTGATATCGGGCACACCACGGAGGACGTCACGGCCCCCGTCCCGCGCTGATCCGGTCACGACTGTGCATCGGTTGGCGAAAAACGCCGTGCCGCAGCGGGGTCGGCGATTTCCGACCTCCCGCCGGCGAGGGGAAATGCCCTACGATGAGCCGCGGCGCGTCCCCCGGTGCCGAGGGATTGCCCTAGTGTCCGAGATTCGACTGCTCAGCATGCGTCGGCGGGGGACGGCGAGCGGCCAAGGGGGATCCCAGCAGCATGAGTGACGAGCGCATCAGTGTGCTCATCGCCAACCCGTCCCCAGACGTCTACGGTTCCGACCTGCAGATGCTGGAGAGCATCTCGGCGATGACGGCCCAGGGCTGGCGGGTGACCGTCGCCCTCCCCCGGGACGGCGAGCTGGTCCCCCGGATCCGGGCCCGCGGCGGTGAGGTCCACTTCTTCGACTTCCCGGTGCTGCGCCGCGCCAACCAGTCGGCGGCCGCCTTCGCCGGCATGGTCGGCTCGGCCGCCCTCGCCGTGCCCCGCCTGGTCGCGCTCATCCGCGCCCTGGCGCCGTCCCTGGTCTACGTCAACACCGTCACCCTCCCGTGGTGGCTGCTGGCCGCGCGGCTGACGCGCACGCCCACCGTCTGCCACCTCCACGAGGCCGAGAACGCCGACTCGGCCCTCGTCCGCCGGGCGCTCGTCGCGCCGCTGCGCCTGGCGCACGCCGTCATCGTGATCAGCGAGTCGGCCATGACCGCGATGGTGGAGGCCGACCCCGGGCTGGCCGGGCGCGCCCGGCTGATCTACAACGGCGTCCCCACCCCGCCCGACCAGCCGGCACCCCCCGCCCGCGACCTGCCGTTGCGCGCCGTCGTCGTCGGCCGGCTCTCCCCCCGCAAGGCGCCGCACCTGGCGCTCGAGGCGGTCGGCCGGCTCCGGCAGCGGGGCCTGGCGCTCGAGGTCGAGCTGGCAGGCTCCGCCTTCCCCGGCTACGAGTGGTACGTCGAGCAGCTGGAGCAGCGCGCCGCGCAGGATGACCTCGCCGGTGCCGTCACCTTCTCGGGCTACTGCTCGCCCATCTGGCCGGCGCTGGCGCGGGCCGACCTCGCCGTCGCGCCCTCGCTGCGGGAGCCGTTCGGGAACGCCGTCGTCGAGGCCCAGATGTCGCTGCGACCCGTCGTCGCCACCGCCGCGCTGGGCCACCTGGAGAGCATCACCGACGGCGAGACCGGCCTGCTCGTGCCCGCCGAGGACGTCGACGCCATGGCCGGCGCGATCCAGCGGCTCGTCGAGGACGCCGACCTGGCTGGTGAGCTCGCGGCCGCCGCCCGGACCAACGCGCTGGCCCGCTTCACCACCGAGCGCTACAACGCCGAGGTGGTCGCGCTCGTCCGCGAGCTCACCACCGGCGTCGAGGTCGCCCGGTGAGCGCCGTCGCCAGCCTCGCCGGCGTGCTGGACCGGCTGCCCGGCAGCCGCCGGTTCACCGCCACCCCCCGCCCGAAGACGGTGCGGATCCTCGGCACCCACGGCGTGCCGGCGAGCTACGGCGGGTTCGAGACCGCCGCGGAGAACGTCGCCCTGTTCCTGCGCGACCAGGGCTGGCGGGTGGTCGTGTACTGCCAGGTGCCCGGTTCCGGCCCGCTGCGCGAGGACACCTGGAACGGGCTGGAGCGGGTGCTCATCCCCGTCGACCGCGAGGGCTGGCTGGGGACGTCGCAGTTCGACTGGCTGTCGATCAGCCACGCGGCGAAGCACCGCGACGTCTGCCTGACGTTCGGCTACAACACCGCCGTCTTCAACACCGTCCAGCGGCTGCTGGGGATCCCGAACGTCATCAACATGGACGGCATCGAGTGGTCGCGGGCGCGCTGGGGCAAACTGCGCCAGGCCATCCTCTACACCAACGAGCGGATCGCCTGCTTCGTCGGCAACCACCTGGTCGCCGACCACCCGGTGATCGAGACCTACCTGCACACCCGGGCGCCGGCGCGGAAGGTCACCACCGTCACCTACGGCGCCCCGACCGTCCTCGACGCGCCGACCGACGTCCCGGCGGCCCACGGGCTCACCCCTGGGGAGTACCTGACGCTGATCGCGCGGCCCATCCCCGAGAACACCATCCTCGAGATCGTCGAGGGCTTCTCCCGCCGGCCGCGGGGCGTCGACCTCGTGGTGCTGGGCGACTACCGGCCCGAGGCCGACGCCTACCACCGTGCGGTGGTCGACGCGGCCGGGCCGGAGGTGAGGTTCGTCGGCGGCATCTACGACCCCGCCGCCACCGCCGCCCTGCGCTTCCACAGCCTCGGCTACGTGCACGGGCACACGGTCGGCGGGACCAACCCGTCCCTGGTCGAGGCCCTGGGCGCCGGCAACCCGGTGATCGCGCACGACAACGCCTACAACCGCTGGGTGGCGGGCGACGCCGCCCTGTACTTCAGCGCGGCCGAGGACGTCGACGCACGCGTCGAGGAGCTGGTCGGCTCGCCGGGCACCGCCGCCCGGCTCGGCGCCGCCGCCCGGGCCCGGCACGCATCAGAGTTCACCTGGGAGCACGTGGCCGGCCAGTACGAGCAGCTGCTGCTCCCCTACCTCGGCGACGACGCGGTCCCGGCGGTCAGCGTGGGGATGACCGACAGGCACGAGACCGGAGGGATGCCGGTGGTCCAGACCGCAGGGGCAACAGGAAGCGAGCAGTCGTGATCAGAGTCGGAGTCGTGGGGCTGGGCAAGATGGGCCTCTCCCACCTGTCCATGTTCAACGCGCACCCGGAGGTGGAGGTCGCGGGCATCTGCGACTCCGCCGGCTACATGCTCGGGGTGCTGAACAAGTACACCGGGCTGAAGACCTACGCCGACATGGACGCCATGCTCGACGACGCCGAGCTGGACGCGGTGGTGATCTCCACGCCGTCGAGCATGCACGCCTCGATGGTCCGCACCGCGCTGGAGCGCGGGGTGAACGTCTTCTGCGAGAAGCCGTTCTGCCTCGACCCGGCCGACTCGGCCGCCCTCACCGCGCTGGCGGAGGAGAAGGGCCTGGTCACCCAGGTCGGCTACCACTACCGCTTCGTCGGCGCCTTCGCCGAGGTCAAGCGGCTGCTGGACCTCGGGGCCATCGGCCGGGTGACCCACGTGCTGGCCGAGGCCTACGGGCCCGTCGTGCTGAAGCCGCAGGGCAGCACCTGGCGCAGCAAGAAGGCGCTCGGCGGCGGCAGCCTCTACGACTACGCGGCGCACCCGCTGAACCTGGTGAACTGGTACCTGGGTGAGGCCGCCCGCGCCGGGGGCTCCGTGCTCAACCCGGTGTTCTCCCGCGAGACCGACGACGAGGTGTTCAGCACCCTCTTCTTCGACCCGGCGACGCCGGGTGGCACGCCCGTGACCGCCCAGCTGTCGGTGAACTGGAGCGACGAGTCGCAGCGCAAGATGACCACCAAGGTGTCCGTGTGGGGCACCGAGGGACGGATCTCCGCCGACCGCCAGGAGGTGCAGGTCTTCCTCCGCGACGGCGCCCAGGTGCCCGACGGCTACGTCCCCGGCTGGAACGTCAAGTACACGACCGAGCTGACCGAGGAGGTCTGGTTCTACCTGCGGGGCGAGGAGTACAGCGCGCAGGTCGACACCTTCATCACCCGGGTGATCAAGGGCGAGACCGAGGGCGTCAACAACTTCGCGCACGCCGCGGCGACCGACCGGGCCATCCAGCTCATGGTCGACGACGCCAGCGGTGTGACGCGGGTGCCGACCACCAGCGCCCTCGCGGCCCCCGCCGGCCGCACCCGGTCGGGGGGCTCCCTGCCCGGCGCGGTGCGCGCCCGGGTCCGTTCGCTGCTGCAGAAGGTGGGGTCCAGCCGATGAGCACGACGACGACCGAGCAGGTCCGGATGGACCGGTTGCTCTTCGGGGACAACCAGTTCTTCGGCGTGAACCACATGTCGGAGGAGAAGGCCCGCGCGCAGGCCATGAAGTTCCAGGACATCGACGTCGTGCAGGCCGTCCTCGACGACGCCTACGACGAGGGCGTCACGACGTTCATGTGCACGACGCACGACCGGATCGCCCTCGTCGCGGACCACGTGCGGGCGAACCCCGCGCGCTACCCGGACATGACCTTCTACCCGTGCATGCCGTACGCCCACAAGTACGCGAACGCCATGACCGAGGACGGGCCGCTGGGAGCCATCAAGCGGTTCCTGCCCGACGAGGGCTTCCTCGACGCCGCCCTCCGCGGCAGCCGGTCGCTGGCCACGAAGGACATCGAGGGCATCGTCACGCTGCTCATCGACTCCGAGATGAAGATGTTCGCCGGGTTGCGCACGCCGGTGATCTTCCTGCAGAACGTGGTCGTCGACCTGCTGCTGGGGCTCGGCTTCAACGAGGCGTTCCTGATCTTCCACGACCACGTGCGGGCGCGCTACGGCGCCGAGCCCGGGTTCATCACGATGAACACCCCGGCCCTGCTCGACGTGCTCGACGGGCTGGGCATCGTGAACCCGGTCGTCTGCTCCAACATCAACAAGGTCGGCTTCCGGATGAGCGGCGGCATGGAGGCCTACCGCCGGATGCTGGCCGAGCGGGAGTTCCGGGCGATCGCCATGTCGGTCTTCGCCTCCGGCGCCATCGAGCCCCGCGAGGCGATCGAGTGGGTGTGCGCGCAGCCCAACATCGAGTCGATCGTCTTCGGCGCCTCGAGCCGCCGCAACATCGCGGGCACCAAGGCCCTCGTCGACCAGTACTGGGTCCGCTGACCAGTCAGGGGCACCGGGGTCACGAGGTCGTGATGTCGCGCTCATCTTCCACCTTTTCCGAGGGCATCCACGTCGCTCCCCGCTACGCTTCCGGCACCGGACGCGGGCGTGCCGGGGAAGACGTCCGCCACGGCCCGTGCGGGGAGTTCTGAGAACATGACGACCGGTTATCTCGCCCACAGCTTCGACCTCCTCAACGTCCGCGACCTCGACCTGGTCGCCCAGGCCGCCGACCACTGCGACGAGGTGGTGGCCGGCGTCCTCTCCGACGACCTGGTGGAGCAGCGCTACGGCCGCCGTCCGGTCGTGCCCGTCGCCGAGCGGATGGCCCTGGTGGCCCGGCTCCGCGGGGTGACCCGGGTGGTCGAGCAGACGGCCCCGGAGCTGCCGGAGGACCTGCCCGGCGCGACCCTCTTCGTGGTCGCCGACGAGCCGGCGGTGCTGGACGCCGTCGACGTCGTCGTCCTGACGCCCCGGCGCGAGAGCGCCTCGGAGGTGCTGCGGCACGCGCTGCAGGCCGCCGTGACCGACGAGGCGGTCGCCTCGTGACGGCCACCGCTCCCGCGACGGCCCGGGGCTTCGGCCCCGCCTACGCCCAGCTGCGGGCCGCGCAGAAGACCTCCAAGGGCGCGCCGGCCTACTCGCTCTACGTGAACCGGCCGCTGGGCCGGGTGCTGGCCGCCGCCGCCTTCCAGGTGGGGCTGACCCCCAACCAGGTCACCGGCCTCAGCGCGCTGGCCACCTTCAGCGGCATCATCTGGCTCGCGGCCGGCTCGCCCACCTGGCTGACCGGGGTGGGCGTCTGCCTGCTGCTGGTGCTGGGCTACGCGCTCGACTCCGCCGACGGCCAGCTGGCCCGGCTGCGCGGGGGCGGCAGCCCCGCCGGCGAGTGGCTGGACCACATGTTCGACGCCGCGAAGAACGCGATGCTGCACCTGGCGGTGCTGGTCATCGCGTTCCGGCACTTCGACCTCGCCCTGGGCTGGCTGCTGGTGCCCATCGGCTTCACCGTGGTCACCGCGGTGATGTTCTTCGGCATGCTGCTCAACGACTTCCTCGCCCGGGTGCACCGCGCGCAGCACGACCTGCCGGCCCCGCCGAAGGAGGGCTCGACGCCGCTCCGGACGCTGATGAAGATCCCCGCCGACTACGGCGTGCTCTGCCTGGTCTTCCTCGCCCTCGGCGCCCCGCTGGTCTTCTCCACGCTCTACGCCCTGCTCGGCCTCGGGACGCTGGGCTACCTGGCCCTGGCGCTGCCCAAGTGGTTCCGCGACGTCAAGGCCCTCGACGTCCCCGCCGGCCGGGTCAGCGCGTGACCGGCCCCGTCGTCGGCTACGTGCCCGGCGCGTGGGACATGTTCCACGTCGGCCACCTCAACATCCTGGTGCGGGCACGCGAGCACTGCGACCGGCTGGTCGTCGGGGCCGTCACCGACGAGGCGCTGCACGCCGCGAAGGCGAAGTACCCCGTGGTGCCGCTGGCCGAGCGGCTCGAGGTCGTCGAGGCGCTGGACATCGTGGACGAGGTGACCACCGACTTCTCCTCGGACAAGCTCGAGGTCTGGTCGCGGGTCCGCTTCGACGTGCTGTTCAAGGGCGACGACTGGCGGGGCACGGCGAAGGGCGACAAGCTCGAGGCCGACATGGCCACCGTCGGGGTGAAGGTGCACTACTTCCCCTACACGGTGCACACCTCGAGCACGCTGCTGCGGTCGCTGCTCTCCGAGCGCTGAGGGCCCCGGCCGCCTGCTCGCGGCGAGGGGCCGCGGGTCAGCGCGGCGCGGCCCCGCGGAAGGCGACCACCGGGGTGTCGACCGAGTAGTCCACCGTGATGAGGACCTCCGAGCGGTCGTCCTCGGGCACGGCGAAGACGAACGTGCCGGTGGCCTTCTCGCCGGCGCGCACCGCGGTGGGTAGCGCCTTCGTGCCGGGTCCGCTCAGCGCGGAGCCGGGCGTCTGGTCCGCGGTGTAGAAGAGGTTGACGACGGTGCTGCTGAGATCGACCTCCTCCCGGGACCGGTTGGTCAGCGTGACGGTCGCGCGGACGGCGGGACCCGACACCTCCCCCGGACCGCTCGCCTCGCCCTGCACCGCCTCGAGCCGGCTGACCCGCGCCGTCAGGCCCTCGTCGACCTCCTCGGGCTCGTCCAGCGGCACGGGCGGCTTGGTGCTGACCGCCGAGGTCGGGGCGGGGTCCTGCTCCGGCTGGTCCCGTCCCGACGCCGTCGCGGACGGTGAGGTCCGGCCGCTGGCGGTCGCCGTGGGCGTGCGCGCCGAGGACGACGGGGAGGCCGAGGGGGACGGTGCGGCCGAGGGGCTCGTCGACACCGCCGGCGTGGCGGCCGGGCTGGCGGGAGCCGACGGCCCGGCCGAGGCCGTCGGCACCGTCGGGGCCGGGGTCGCCGCGGGGTCGGCGCGCACCTGGCGGACCACCAGGACGGCGGCCACCAGCACGGCGACGGCGGCGAGGGCCAGCGCCAGCCGGACCAGCCACGGGCGGGGGGAGTCTGCCGCCATCGGAGGGTCTCCTGGGAGTCGGGGGAGCGGGCGGGCCGGGCGGCCCGCGACCCATCATCCCTGGCCGGCACCCGGCCCGGAGCCGTCCGCGCGGAGCGCCCGCCGGGCCGTCCCGCGGGCAGGTCTCGATTCGCTTGCGATGTCCTCGACGCCACCGGGTCCTGGAGGGTGCTCTGCTAACGTCGTCCGGACGGTGCCGCCGAGGGTGCGAGCCTGCCGCGGACCAGGGGAGAGCGCGTCGCGTGTCGTCGAGAGCACACCAGCGGTGGACGCGCGGCTCCGTCGTCGGCCTGGTCGTCGCGGCGCTGGTCCTGCTGCTCCTGCTCGGCGTCGTCCTGGTCGACCGCCGCTCCTCGGGCGGCGGCACCACCGCCGAGCCCACCTACCGTGACGGCCGCGTCGTCCTCTCCGACACCTTCGAGCGCAGCCTGGACACCGGCTGGGGCGACGCCGACGTCGGCGGCCCCTACGAGCTGACCAGCGCGTCCGACTTCTCCGTCGAGCGGGGCACCGGGCGGGTCACCCTGCCGCGGCCGGCCGTCGGGCACATCGCCGCGCTGACCAGCGCGCGGCCGCAGGACCTGACCGCCTCCGTCGACGTCATCGCCCCGGAGCCCGTCCGGCGCGGCAGCGGGGTGTACGTCGCCCTGCACCTGCGCACCAACGGGCCCTTCTACTACCGTCCGGTGCTGCGCTTCGGCCCCGACCAGAAGGTCTACCTCTCGCTGTCCCGCTTCGACGGCAGCGCCGAGGACCGGCTCAACCTGGCCAACGAGAAGGTCGTCGCCTCGGGCGTCCAGGCCGGGGCGCGGCTGACCTTCACGGCCGCCGTGACCGGCGTGACGCCGGTGACGATCCGGGCCGCCGTCGCGTCCGGCGGCCGCGCACCGTCCGGTGTCGAGGTCACCGACGCGAGCGCGTCCCGGCTGGCGGCCGGTGGCACGTTCGCGCTCTGGGCCTACGTCGCCGGCAGCTCCGACGCCGACA
The window above is part of the Friedmanniella luteola genome. Proteins encoded here:
- a CDS encoding phytoene/squalene synthase family protein, with product MSRTVQPAGQAGREALLQEGYRRAAGLTWRYGTTYYWGAALLPKARRRHVHAVYALCRLADDIVDDQAVVDRGDTVATGAALEAFADRFRTAVTAEEAGDPTGDDPVMAAVAATVVACGIDRECFDRFFGAMAMDLTTSRYETWDDLCGYMEGSAAVIGEMMLPVLEPTSPMAQEPARALGLAFQLTNFLRDVDEDLDRGRVYVPQEDLRRFGVDLTAADGSGRRATPQWRAFLAFQIARNRELYALADTGIALLPGRSARCVGAARVLYSQILERIEAADYDVFSTRARVPTWRKATTAARIMVAGPPTPPVRTALPGPGRTADHVAPYPR
- the crtI gene encoding phytoene desaturase family protein; this encodes MSSVVVIGAGLAGLSTACHLSGRGHDVTVVEREDIPGGRNGLLHRDGFTFDTGPSVLTMPDLIADVLRAAGSDLSALGPLKRLDPAYRAVYADGSTIMVRGDREAMRQEIADTCGSVDAAAFEGFVEWLRKLYVVEMPNFIDTNFDSPLGLLKNPRAAAKLLQLGAFRRLGPAVRSHFRDPRLHRIFSFQAMYAGLAPEKALALYAVITYMDSIEGVYFPEGGMHAVPLALAQAAEKAGAQFRYGESVEAVLRSPTGRVAGVRLAGGEAVRADAVVCTLDTPVAYEHLLPELTPPRAARPGRGDYSPSAVVWHVGARGVPAAPVAHHNIHFGEQWDTAFDALLDRGELMPDPSRMVTIASLDAPGAAPEGCSSLFVLEPVPNLSGGKIDWAQEAPAMRDRLHGFLGAHGYPDDVVTEELVDPVAWQRQGMAAGTPFALAHTFPQTGPFRPPNVEKRVPGFFFAGSGTVPGVGVPMVLISGKLAAQRVSDYLPGPAR
- a CDS encoding polyprenyl synthetase family protein is translated as MSSQLSPAQRPGRRRGASAVVALPSRRAGELNEEFLARVDSRMAEVVDDLERVWTDELSTPGAVVDILSDRDLPELLRGLVGTGGKRIRPSMCLWGWVVAGGRRDDHGADDVLQVATALELLHIFALIHDDVMDESASRRGQPSVHTLAAQLHLHSGGRGSAARFGDSIAVLVGDLAHAEADHLVSHLPPALRAIWRVLVVELVRGQSRDLTGSAAGRRDLAHARQVAQAKSGCYTVWRPLQLGATAAGAGPGTLDVLATYGAEVGEAFALRDDLLGVWGDPARTGKPAGDDLLSGKPTVILSLAHELLQGPARDVLERVGTPELSPADVVFLQDALRAGGVVDAVESRISAHVHAAVAALAADGLDPQGVAGLTQMAHRIAWRDR
- the idi gene encoding isopentenyl-diphosphate Delta-isomerase gives rise to the protein MTVTEESVVLVSPAGEPIGQRLKSEVHDAETPLHLAFSLYLFDADDRLLLTRRALGKRTWPGVWTNTCCGHPAPGEAVEDAVRRRVGEELGLVLGDLECVLPDFAYTATDASGVVENEICPVYRARTLHPATDPLPNPAEVMDWKWGAWDDVVRAAEATPFVFSPWSVLQVERLAVAG
- a CDS encoding glycosyltransferase family 4 protein — encoded protein: MSDERISVLIANPSPDVYGSDLQMLESISAMTAQGWRVTVALPRDGELVPRIRARGGEVHFFDFPVLRRANQSAAAFAGMVGSAALAVPRLVALIRALAPSLVYVNTVTLPWWLLAARLTRTPTVCHLHEAENADSALVRRALVAPLRLAHAVIVISESAMTAMVEADPGLAGRARLIYNGVPTPPDQPAPPARDLPLRAVVVGRLSPRKAPHLALEAVGRLRQRGLALEVELAGSAFPGYEWYVEQLEQRAAQDDLAGAVTFSGYCSPIWPALARADLAVAPSLREPFGNAVVEAQMSLRPVVATAALGHLESITDGETGLLVPAEDVDAMAGAIQRLVEDADLAGELAAAARTNALARFTTERYNAEVVALVRELTTGVEVAR
- a CDS encoding DUF1972 domain-containing protein: MSAVASLAGVLDRLPGSRRFTATPRPKTVRILGTHGVPASYGGFETAAENVALFLRDQGWRVVVYCQVPGSGPLREDTWNGLERVLIPVDREGWLGTSQFDWLSISHAAKHRDVCLTFGYNTAVFNTVQRLLGIPNVINMDGIEWSRARWGKLRQAILYTNERIACFVGNHLVADHPVIETYLHTRAPARKVTTVTYGAPTVLDAPTDVPAAHGLTPGEYLTLIARPIPENTILEIVEGFSRRPRGVDLVVLGDYRPEADAYHRAVVDAAGPEVRFVGGIYDPAATAALRFHSLGYVHGHTVGGTNPSLVEALGAGNPVIAHDNAYNRWVAGDAALYFSAAEDVDARVEELVGSPGTAARLGAAARARHASEFTWEHVAGQYEQLLLPYLGDDAVPAVSVGMTDRHETGGMPVVQTAGATGSEQS
- a CDS encoding Gfo/Idh/MocA family protein, which encodes MIRVGVVGLGKMGLSHLSMFNAHPEVEVAGICDSAGYMLGVLNKYTGLKTYADMDAMLDDAELDAVVISTPSSMHASMVRTALERGVNVFCEKPFCLDPADSAALTALAEEKGLVTQVGYHYRFVGAFAEVKRLLDLGAIGRVTHVLAEAYGPVVLKPQGSTWRSKKALGGGSLYDYAAHPLNLVNWYLGEAARAGGSVLNPVFSRETDDEVFSTLFFDPATPGGTPVTAQLSVNWSDESQRKMTTKVSVWGTEGRISADRQEVQVFLRDGAQVPDGYVPGWNVKYTTELTEEVWFYLRGEEYSAQVDTFITRVIKGETEGVNNFAHAAATDRAIQLMVDDASGVTRVPTTSALAAPAGRTRSGGSLPGAVRARVRSLLQKVGSSR
- a CDS encoding CDP-alcohol phosphatidyltransferase family protein, whose amino-acid sequence is MTATAPATARGFGPAYAQLRAAQKTSKGAPAYSLYVNRPLGRVLAAAAFQVGLTPNQVTGLSALATFSGIIWLAAGSPTWLTGVGVCLLLVLGYALDSADGQLARLRGGGSPAGEWLDHMFDAAKNAMLHLAVLVIAFRHFDLALGWLLVPIGFTVVTAVMFFGMLLNDFLARVHRAQHDLPAPPKEGSTPLRTLMKIPADYGVLCLVFLALGAPLVFSTLYALLGLGTLGYLALALPKWFRDVKALDVPAGRVSA